The DNA sequence AAGCCAGGATGAAAATGTTGCGCTCTCAATTGCATCCGCATTTTTTATTCAACACCCTGAACAGTGTCAATAGCCTAATGGATATTGATGTGAAAAAGGCACAGGTCATGATTGTTGACCTTGCCGATTTGTTGCGTAAAGTATTGGACTGGAAAGACACCCAAAAAGTAACCTTGCGCGATGAATTGTCGCTATTACAGCGGTATGTAGATATCGAAAAGATGCGTTTCAGTGAAGACCTGAGTGTCAATTGGGAAATAGAAGAGAGCGTAAAAGAGGTGAAAGTACCTGGCTTGTTGTTGCAACCTTTGGTTGAAAATGCTATTCATCATGGCTTTTCATCAGACCATCTGGAACTAGCAATAACCATATCAGCTTCTCGCGAAAACGGGCACCTCATCTTAAAGGTAAGCGATGATGGCCAGGGTTTTGCAACGGAAGAAAAAGAAGGGATTTTTGAGCAAGGCACCGGTTTACAAAATACCCACGAACGATTACGTACCATGTACGGCCAGGATTTCCGCTTTGAGGTGTATAATACTTACCCTGGTGTAGTGAGTGAGGTGGCAATACCGATAAATAATTAAAGCATGACACGAACATTAATCATTGATGATGAAGCACTGGCACGCCAACGTGTACGTAAGCTCTTGGAAGCCCGTAGTGATATTGAAATTATGCAGGAATGTCGCAACGGTAAAGAGGCCATTGAGGCGATTACTAAACACGAGCCAGACCTGATTTTTCTGGATATTCAAATGAAAGACATGACGGGCTTTGATGTGCTACAGGCACTGCCCGAAAAAAGTTGGCCCTTGACGATTTTCGTTACTGCCTACGACAAATACGCTATCCAGGCCTTCGATATTTTTGCCTTTGATTATTTACTTAAGCCTTTTAAAAATGAGCGTTTCTACCTTTCTCTTGATAAAGCCATTCAGCAACTACAGCAAGAGGAGCAGGGACAACGCGTAGACCAATTGAAAGAGTTGGTCAGTTACCTGCAAAAAGAAAAAGAAAAACCCGAACCGTTGGCACTGAAGCAAGGTAGCAAAATCAGCTTGGTACAACTGGAAGACATTCGCTACGTTGAAGCTTCCGGCTATTATATAGAGGTGTACACCAGCGAGAGTAAGCGCCTGCTGCTGCGCGAGTCGATGACCAATATGCTGGAGCAATTGGGCAAACCCAATTTCATTCGTATCCACCGGTCTACGATTATCAACACCGATTTTCTTTCCGAAATTCAGCATACCGGCGCTGGCGATGTCGTCACCAAAATGAAGGATGGCAAGACTTTTCGGGTGAGTAAGTCGTACAAGGAGGCCTTGTTTAAGCGGTTGAAGTTATAGGAATGGTAAAAGGCGTTAAGGCGGGGTTAAGCAGGTTGCGAATTGAATATTTCTTAACGATGTTTGGGGGCATTAATTCAAATCTAAACTCCCTTTTTATGCTATACCGCCTACTGCCCCTCACGTGCATGTTTATGATGATTACGAGTTTTAGCCTTTTCGCTCAAAATGATTCCCGGCTTTCGACTCAATTACAATTAGGCTATGGAAGTTACGCCTCGTCTGGTGTTAAAGTAAAACAAATATTCAATATAGGAGGAAGCCAAGGAACCAGTATCGGAAGTCTACCGGCTGGCCCCGCTTCTTTGTATACGGCTCTAAAACTGGATTATCAGCTCAATAACCGCTGGTCATTAGCACCTTTTGCGAGCTACCAATATCACGACGGGAAGATGTTCAAAAATGATGTTACCCGTTTCGGTGCAACCAGTAGTAATCCTACTCCCCAAGAATTTTCTAGACCAGCTAATCACGAACTCAGGGTGTTTACGACGGGTGTTTATCTCCTTTATCATTTCCAAGAATTTAAGAAAATCAATAGTTATTTAGGCGCGGGCGTATCGTACGCATCTCATTCTCGCTACTATCGGGAACGCTTGGAAGTCGATTTTGCTGAAGACAAAACGCCTTTAAATATAGAGGAGACGTATACCAGGCTCAGTGGAGATGCAATAGGCATTCCGCTTACCGCTGGGCTTGACCGCCAACTTACGGATAATTTCTCCTTGGGTCTAGCCGTTAATGGGCAAGTTTTTCAGGATTTAAAAGATGTGCAGCTGAGTGCTGCGATAGCGATGACTTATCATTGGTAAGCACTTGTTGGGTGCGAGTAGTTCTTACTTATAAGGATAAAACAATTAGCGACTGAAACAATCGTTTCGTTTATTTCGTTTATATTGCGTGCTGTATATGCAAAAGTCCAATGAAAGAACTGACAAAAATGAAAATGCCCTCAAAAGGGGAGCGAAAAATAGCAATGGAGTCCTATAATGCTCTAGCTGCTGTTTTACAAGACATACAAATTGCAAATCCAGAAATAGAGATTGAAGAAATCCAAGATCGGATTGTCATTCCATTACCCGCACTAAAGCTTTTAGCAAAGGTTTTAAAAGCAATGGGTGAAGGGAAAGTTATTTCGGTAGTCCCGATTGCTACTGAAATGACAACACAGGCTGCGGCAGAACAATTAGGGTGCTCTCGCCCTCATTTGGTAAAACTCCTGGAGTCTGGTGAAATCCCGTTTACTAAAATTGGTCGACATCGCAGAGTAAAGTTGGAAGACCTTTTGAATTACAAGGCTACTATGAAAGCGAAGCAAGAACAGCTACTCATAGAGATGATGGATGCTGACGAAGAATCTGGACTTTATGATTCATAGCGTACAGTTTACTTGCGTTCTTGATACGAATGTTATTTATCCTCTGGAAATTAGAGACTTGTTGTTCTGGTTCGCCCATCAAGAACTATTTACTCCGAAATGGAGTAAACACATTTTTGATGAATGGATAGAGGTGATGAAAAGGAAGGGTGTTTCTGAATCTGAGATAGCCAAGAGGGTCGCCAGGGCCAATGGAGCTTTTCCTGATGCTATGGTTAAAAACTACGAATCTCTTATCAGTGGGTTGCGCTTCCTGATGAAAAGGATCGTCATGTGCTTGCTGCAGCCATCAAAACAAATGCAAATCAGATTGTCACCAATAATCTTAAAGACTTTCCGGATGAAGTGCTTGCCCCTTACGGTATTGCTGCAAAAAGTGCTGATGATTTCTTGGCTGATATTATAGATCTGAACAATGAACTAGCGGTGAGTGCTTTTAGGAAAATGGTCTTGAATAGGAAAAATCCTGCTATGGACGAGTACGCTGTGCTCGAACGATTGAGAAACAATGGGTTAAATGATACTGCTGACTATTTACACGCTTGTTTGTAATTTAGTTAGGTCTTTTTTATGACCACCTCCACCACCTCCCCCTTCCCCACAAAGTGTACCCAATACTGATCGACTTTCCCTTTGCCACTAGCCTCCCAAGCCAGCCCGGCAGCCAACAACTGGTGGCCTGTCTCCAAGGCTGGCCTTTGGTAATCTCCCCCCGTGAAGGGATTGTGCTGGATAAAGATCGTTTCAGTGGGCGTTTCGATGACCATATCCACGGTCGTCCGAAAGGTGCGCCCCTCCTGTAACCAGTGTATGGCCTGACTGGAAAATACCTTAAAGGAGGGCATAAACTGTTGCGCCAGCCAGGCCTCCCATGCAGCGGCTTGCTCTACCAGCTGATTCGTATCGAAGGTGTCAGGCAGGCCGAAGCGAAGACTGAGTTCACGGGCCAGCAGGCGACGTTGGTTGTCTTCTTTTATGTAAGGGCTGGCTTTGAGAAAATGCTCCTGTACTTTGACGAGCACCTCGGGCCTGACCTCCGCTTCTCCCATTAGCGAGAAGTAGGTAATGCTGTCTCCGCAAGTGGTACTCAGATGGAGCGGCGCAAGGATTTCTGTGGCTTCCAATTTGGCGGAAGGATGCGTTTGTTGACCCAAGACTGCGGGCATAAACCTAACCGCGTCATGTTTTGATTCCGCCACCGGAAACTGGCGAGGGTAACTTTGCGCACGGATGGTTTTATCGAGGTAGCGCCCCTGCCATTCCCAGGGCGTGTCTGAGGTGGTGGCATCCAGGGCGGGAATGGATTCGTCTCCTTTGCTCCACACTCGGTTGAGCCACTTGCTGGGCCGACCTTCCTGGGTGGGGTAGATGAGGTAGTCGCGCGCGCGGGTAAGCCCCACGTACATGAGGCGGGCTTCTTCGGCTAAGGCCTGCGCCGTCTTGTTTTTTTGTGCTTCGCTGGTACTCAATGCTTCCAACAGCGGGGTCCGAGCCGATTGATCGGCATAGGGATTCACCCAGTAGCGGAGCCAGCGACCTTTTAGGACCTGTGTCAAATCTACCGTTTCCTGCTCGGCTATCAGGTCTACGCCCCAGAGGTCAGCCCGGAGGTTTTGCTCGAGGTTGTGGCAGATGACGACTGGCCATTCCAGTCCTTTGCTGCGGTGGTAAGTGAGTACATTGACCGCTTGTGGGTCTTCTCCTGCGCCCTGTAAGTCTTGCTCATCAGCAGCAAGTTGGTTGAGCCAAAGTAAAAAGCCACTAAGGCTGGCTGCCGTGTGGGTATTGTTGCAGTTGTTTTCGTATTCCAGCGCCAGCTTGCGGAGCTGGTCAACATTGGCGAGACGCTGCTCACTGTTTCCCCAAACGACAATACAACGACGTAGGTCCAACTCTTCCAAAACCTGGTGGAGTGTTTCCGCACCGGAGGCTTCGGCCAATTCCGGACGAAGCTTGTCGAGTTGTTTGATAAACCTGTTCTCCTCGGCCCAGTTGGGGCGTTTGAAGTAGGGCGTATCCTGATGGGTTTTTAAATATTCAAGACGATCTTCTACGATCTCTTCCAATGGTAAGCGGGCAGCCAAGACTTGAATTTCCGCAGCGGAGAGCGAGTCATCTGCATTTAAGATGTACTTGAGGCAAGCCAGTACCAATCGGATTTCGGCAGTAGCCAGCAGGCCTGCCCGAGCAATGGCAGCTTTTAAACCCGCCCGATGTAAAGACTCGGCTACGGTAGCGCAATCACGGTTGCTGCGGCAAAGGATGGCCACATCTCCAGGTTGTGCAGGACGGAAATCTTTGTTGCCTTTGGGTTGGATAATGACTTTGCTGGCCAGCCATTCTTGCAAAGTGTGGGCGATACATTCTTCTAGCCAGGGTTTGCCCGGCGCACGAGTGCCTTCCTCGGGCGAAAAATGCCAGTGAATGATGGCGTCTTCCATTTCCGCTGGCTCGGCAGGGCTATTCGAATTTCCGGCAGGGATACGCACAGCTTCCAGTGCGACTTGCTCGGGGGGCGTTGGGGCGAAAGCCTGACAGAAAATGGAATTGACCATGTCTACCAAGTCGGCCCGTGAGCGCCAGGACTTGATCTGTATATTTTCTTGTTTGATTCCTCCTGCAGCGTCAATGATGGCGGCCATCAAGCGAGGTTCTGCTCCTCGGAACCCATAGATCGACTGCTTGGGATCGCCCACCCAAACAGAGTGCTTGGCCAGCTGGGATAGCTTCAGGAAAATCTCTAGCTGGATGGGGTTGGTATCCTGAAACTCGTCCACCATCAAGAGATCCAGCTCGGTGCGGAGTACTTCCCTTACTTGTTCGTTATCCAGCAGTCTACTAACCAAGACTTCCATGTCGGTGTAGTCAATCAGGCCGCGTCGTTTTTTGTATTCGTCGTATTCCTGAAGGGCCGATACGGCGGTGTTGAAAAGTCCTGCAATAAATTGGCGGATATCTTGCTGGAAAGCGGGCAATGCCTGGTGCGTCCAGGCAAAGGTTTGGAGAGGTTCCACGATCTCACGGCTTTTGGCACCTACCCCCAGTTTACCAATGG is a window from the Lewinella sp. LCG006 genome containing:
- a CDS encoding sensor histidine kinase codes for the protein MGKAKKDQQAEAWSGKPLLIGIGIMYAFIQLTTLTRVYALNYLDNLNSPSSEIIRDRLIATMVGLTFIYGIVTLSRYFLKWNWPGFRIIVAHMLLVVPITFCWYFVFGRVALWFCQVFQDCEQNVDDLVYGYLLNANTLTMVYLLAVAVTYTYFYVRRDNENQLQQSKMETKVLQARMKMLRSQLHPHFLFNTLNSVNSLMDIDVKKAQVMIVDLADLLRKVLDWKDTQKVTLRDELSLLQRYVDIEKMRFSEDLSVNWEIEESVKEVKVPGLLLQPLVENAIHHGFSSDHLELAITISASRENGHLILKVSDDGQGFATEEKEGIFEQGTGLQNTHERLRTMYGQDFRFEVYNTYPGVVSEVAIPINN
- a CDS encoding LytR/AlgR family response regulator transcription factor, whose translation is MTRTLIIDDEALARQRVRKLLEARSDIEIMQECRNGKEAIEAITKHEPDLIFLDIQMKDMTGFDVLQALPEKSWPLTIFVTAYDKYAIQAFDIFAFDYLLKPFKNERFYLSLDKAIQQLQQEEQGQRVDQLKELVSYLQKEKEKPEPLALKQGSKISLVQLEDIRYVEASGYYIEVYTSESKRLLLRESMTNMLEQLGKPNFIRIHRSTIINTDFLSEIQHTGAGDVVTKMKDGKTFRVSKSYKEALFKRLKL
- a CDS encoding outer membrane beta-barrel protein, which translates into the protein MLYRLLPLTCMFMMITSFSLFAQNDSRLSTQLQLGYGSYASSGVKVKQIFNIGGSQGTSIGSLPAGPASLYTALKLDYQLNNRWSLAPFASYQYHDGKMFKNDVTRFGATSSNPTPQEFSRPANHELRVFTTGVYLLYHFQEFKKINSYLGAGVSYASHSRYYRERLEVDFAEDKTPLNIEETYTRLSGDAIGIPLTAGLDRQLTDNFSLGLAVNGQVFQDLKDVQLSAAIAMTYHW
- a CDS encoding helix-turn-helix domain-containing protein yields the protein MKELTKMKMPSKGERKIAMESYNALAAVLQDIQIANPEIEIEEIQDRIVIPLPALKLLAKVLKAMGEGKVISVVPIATEMTTQAAAEQLGCSRPHLVKLLESGEIPFTKIGRHRRVKLEDLLNYKATMKAKQEQLLIEMMDADEESGLYDS
- a CDS encoding UvrD-helicase domain-containing protein, with amino-acid sequence MNLEQLKIISAGAGSGKTYRLTQEMVTLLQGGQVQPSGIIATTFTRKAASELQERVRVKLLSSGLTKEADELTNALIGTVHGLGVKLLKRFAFEAGVSPQVDILPDGEQQQMFNQALAATLQLELIEKMDELSDRLGLTKRTGFFDWRQEVRQLVDVARANDFSIADLQKSRDLSWTSFAEFLPDAGTTTKEAAHQQLATSLEDTIYALDSSEDSTKTTSTATDRLRSFRRELQLRGYLYWHQWATIGKLGVGAKSREIVEPLQTFAWTHQALPAFQQDIRQFIAGLFNTAVSALQEYDEYKKRRGLIDYTDMEVLVSRLLDNEQVREVLRTELDLLMVDEFQDTNPIQLEIFLKLSQLAKHSVWVGDPKQSIYGFRGAEPRLMAAIIDAAGGIKQENIQIKSWRSRADLVDMVNSIFCQAFAPTPPEQVALEAVRIPAGNSNSPAEPAEMEDAIIHWHFSPEEGTRAPGKPWLEECIAHTLQEWLASKVIIQPKGNKDFRPAQPGDVAILCRSNRDCATVAESLHRAGLKAAIARAGLLATAEIRLVLACLKYILNADDSLSAAEIQVLAARLPLEEIVEDRLEYLKTHQDTPYFKRPNWAEENRFIKQLDKLRPELAEASGAETLHQVLEELDLRRCIVVWGNSEQRLANVDQLRKLALEYENNCNNTHTAASLSGFLLWLNQLAADEQDLQGAGEDPQAVNVLTYHRSKGLEWPVVICHNLEQNLRADLWGVDLIAEQETVDLTQVLKGRWLRYWVNPYADQSARTPLLEALSTSEAQKNKTAQALAEEARLMYVGLTRARDYLIYPTQEGRPSKWLNRVWSKGDESIPALDATTSDTPWEWQGRYLDKTIRAQSYPRQFPVAESKHDAVRFMPAVLGQQTHPSAKLEATEILAPLHLSTTCGDSITYFSLMGEAEVRPEVLVKVQEHFLKASPYIKEDNQRRLLARELSLRFGLPDTFDTNQLVEQAAAWEAWLAQQFMPSFKVFSSQAIHWLQEGRTFRTTVDMVIETPTETIFIQHNPFTGGDYQRPALETGHQLLAAGLAWEASGKGKVDQYWVHFVGKGEVVEVVIKKT